The following coding sequences lie in one Pontibacter sp. G13 genomic window:
- a CDS encoding aldehyde dehydrogenase: MTQIQNYIAGQLVSPQQGQYLDNVNPATGKVYSQVPDSQPEDVAAAYEAAKAAFPLWSSLSIQERSQYLEKIANRITERLDELALAESRDNGKPVWLAKKVDIPRAADNFRYFSHAITQFHNESFDMGQQGFNYTLRRPIGVAGLISPWNLPLYLFTWKIAPALAAGNTCVAKPSEVTPMTAFLLSEICVEIGLPAGVLNIVHGTGPNVGEPIVQHPDIPMISFTGSTRVGQRIAEVAAPMFKKVSLEMGGKNANLVFADADYDHAVKTSVRAAFTNQGQICLCGSRIFVQREIYDQFVRDFVAEVKNLKVGDPELADSKVGAIVSKAQFEKDLSYVEVAKSEGGKIEIGGKAATLEGRCSGGYFIEPTVITGLDAYCRVNQEEIFGPIVTIQPFETDEQALEYANSTPYGLSCTLFTQNLQRAHRLAAEIEAGIVWVNNWMVRDLRTPFGGVKQSGIGREGGFEALRFFTEPKNVFIQL, encoded by the coding sequence ATGACCCAGATCCAAAATTATATCGCGGGCCAGTTGGTCTCTCCCCAACAAGGTCAATATCTCGACAATGTAAATCCAGCCACAGGAAAAGTCTACAGCCAAGTTCCAGACAGTCAACCCGAGGACGTTGCGGCAGCTTACGAAGCAGCCAAGGCGGCATTTCCGCTGTGGTCATCCCTGTCGATTCAGGAGCGTTCTCAGTATTTGGAGAAGATCGCCAATCGAATTACCGAGCGACTGGACGAGCTTGCATTGGCTGAATCCCGCGACAATGGAAAACCGGTCTGGCTCGCCAAAAAGGTGGACATTCCAAGAGCTGCCGACAACTTTAGGTACTTCTCCCATGCCATCACGCAATTTCACAATGAATCTTTTGACATGGGACAGCAAGGCTTCAACTATACCTTGCGCCGTCCAATTGGGGTCGCAGGTCTGATTTCCCCTTGGAACCTTCCGTTGTATCTGTTCACTTGGAAAATCGCCCCTGCACTAGCAGCCGGAAATACCTGTGTAGCGAAGCCTTCCGAGGTTACTCCCATGACAGCATTTCTACTTTCTGAAATCTGTGTAGAAATCGGTCTTCCTGCGGGCGTTCTCAACATTGTCCACGGTACTGGACCAAATGTTGGAGAGCCCATCGTACAGCACCCAGATATTCCGATGATTTCATTCACTGGAAGTACTCGAGTTGGGCAGCGAATTGCGGAAGTAGCTGCCCCCATGTTCAAAAAGGTCAGCCTCGAAATGGGCGGAAAAAATGCCAATCTGGTGTTCGCCGACGCAGATTATGACCATGCAGTGAAAACTTCTGTCAGAGCTGCCTTCACGAATCAAGGGCAAATCTGCCTGTGTGGATCAAGGATCTTCGTTCAGCGAGAGATCTATGACCAGTTTGTCAGAGATTTCGTTGCAGAGGTAAAAAACCTCAAGGTGGGTGATCCGGAATTGGCCGACAGCAAAGTAGGCGCGATTGTATCCAAGGCCCAATTTGAGAAGGATCTCTCCTATGTTGAAGTCGCGAAGTCCGAAGGCGGCAAGATTGAAATTGGGGGGAAAGCTGCGACCTTGGAGGGAAGATGTTCCGGGGGGTACTTCATTGAGCCGACCGTGATCACCGGTTTGGACGCATATTGCCGAGTCAATCAAGAAGAAATTTTTGGCCCCATCGTCACCATTCAGCCTTTTGAGACGGATGAGCAAGCGCTGGAATATGCCAATAGCACGCCGTATGGCCTTTCTTGCACCCTATTCACCCAAAATTTGCAACGCGCTCATCGATTGGCTGCCGAAATAGAAGCGGGAATCGTTTGGGTAAATAACTGGATGGTTCGAGATTTGCGCACACCCTTTGGAGGAGTGAAGCAATCAGGGATTGGTCGAGAGGGAGGATTCGAGGCTTTGAGATTCTTCACGGAACCCAAAAACGTATTTATCCAACTCTAA